In the Oryzias latipes chromosome 9, ASM223467v1 genome, one interval contains:
- the mlec gene encoding malectin gives MQRLTAQLVAGLVAALLSLLTKHCVANGGGPNLAERVIWAVNAGGEAHVDVHGIHFKKDPLEGKVGKASDYGVRLPILRSSPEDQILYQTERYNEDTFGYDIPIREEGNYILVLKFSEVYFAQSQQKVFDVRLNGHVVVKDLDIFDRVGHSTAHDEIVPFSINRGKLTVQGEVSTFNGKLAVEFVKGYYDNPKICALYVMKGTLGDVPKLQPHPGLEKHDEGEDDDDDESEGGEEGGKKPVLSRSKNRVQSGPRTPNPYAADNSSLMFPILVAFGVFIPTLFCLCRL, from the exons ATGCAGCGGCTCACGGCACAGCTTGTCGCCGGTCTGGTCGCAGCGCTTCTGTCGCTGCTGACCAAGCACTGCGTGGCGAACGGCGGGGGCCCCAACCTCGCAGAGCGGGTTATCTGGGCTGTAAATGCCGGTGGTGAAGCACATGTAGACGTACATggtattcattttaaaaaggacCCGTTGGAAGGAAAAGTTGGTAAAG CATCTGATTATGGTGTACGCCTCCCAATACTACGCTCCAGTCCAGAGGACCAGATTCTGTACCAGACAGAGCGCTACAATGAGGACACTTTTGGTTATGACATTCCCATTCGTGAGGAAGGAAACTATATATTAGTCTTGAAATTTTCAGAGGTCTACTTTGCACAGTCGCAGCAAAAA GTGTTTGATGTTCGCCTAAACGGCCATGTGGTGGTAAAAGATCTGGACATCTTTGATCGAGTGGGTCACAGTACTGCTCATGATGAGATAGTGCCCTTCTCCATTAACCGAGGCAAACTGACCGTGCAAGGAGAGGTGTCCACTTTTAATGGCAAGCTCGCTGTGGAGTTTGTAAAG ggtTATTATGACAACCCCAAGATTTGTGCTCTATATGTGATGAAAGGGACTCTAGGAG ATGTACCAAAACTCCAACCTCACCCTGGCTTGGAGAAGCATGATGAAGGTGAGGACGACGACGATGACGAAAGTGAAGGAGGTGAAGAGGGCGGCAAGAAGCCCGTCTTGTCTCGTTCCAAGAACAGGGTCCAATCAGGCCCCAGAACACCAAATCCTTACGCAGCTGACAACAGCAGCTTAATGTTTCCTATCCTTGTTGCTTTTGGGGTGTTCATCCCAACACTGTTCTGCCTATGTCGGCTGtga